A single region of the Leptodactylus fuscus isolate aLepFus1 chromosome 5, aLepFus1.hap2, whole genome shotgun sequence genome encodes:
- the LOC142204316 gene encoding olfactory receptor 5AP2-like has translation MLYIVWILCSFLFHEGRICVAFYIRDYAKKFRQKNNLTVVTEFVLLGFEGSRHFRMILFCLLLVVYCGTICGNLLIILLVSTSKILHTPMYFFISQLSIGDIVLTTNIAPNMLHILLNDGATITFAGCILQFYFFSGVEGSECLLLSVMSYDRYVAICNPLRYFSIMTSANSAILSLISWLFGFSITLLHTITLSMLLFCGSNIIDHFFCDFLPLLGITCSDTFVIQLEVFFISIPAIFIPTSIIIYSYANIILAILKIPSSTGRQKAFSTCSSHLIVVSIFYWTMFCMYAAPTKHQTLTMSKLLSLLYTVFTPMVNPIIYSLRNKDIQKAASDMIHRYIYRAVRGCFTTLVLWIEDVSDIWRLAVESSNDHENGESHPPNSVHYSGVKNR, from the exons ATGCTTTATATTGTATGGATTCTGTGCAGCTTCTTATTCCATGAGGGTCGGATCTGTGTTGCTTTTTATATAAGGGACTATGCAAAAAAATTTAGGCAA AAGAACAATCTGACTGTGGTCACGGAGTTTGTCCTCCTGGGATTTGAAGGCAGCCGACATTTTAGAATGATACTTTTCTGTCTCCTCCTAGTGGTTTACTGTgggacaatatgtgggaacctcctgataatattattggtgtccaccagtaagatcctccacaccccaatgtacttcttcatctcccAGTTATCTATAGGTGACATCGTGCTAACCACAAATATCGCCCCCAATATGTTGCACATTCTACTGAATGATGGGGCTACAATCACTTTTGCTGGTTGCATCCTTCAGTTTTATTTTTTCTCTGGCGTTGAAGGATCAGAATGTCTTCTCCTCtcagtgatgtcctatgacagatatgtggccatctgtaatcccctcCGTTACTTCTCTATCATGACAAGTGCCAATAGTGCGATATTGTCACTGATCTCTTGGCTATTTGGCTTCTCCATCACATTGCTCCACACTATAACATTATCAATGCTTCTGTTTTGTGGATcaaatatcattgaccatttcttctgCGATTTCCTCCCTTTACTAGGAATCACATGTTCTGACACCTTTGTAATCCAGCTAGAAGTCTTCTTCATCAGCATACCGGCCATCTTCATACCAACCTCAATTATTATTTATTCTTATGCCAATATTATTCTTGCTATCCTGaagatcccatccagtactggtagacagaaagccttctccacctgtagctcccacctcattgtggtctccatcttCTACTGGACCATGTTTTGTATGTATGCTGCCCCAACAAAACATCAAACCTTGACCATGAGTAAACTCCTGTCTCTGCTCTACACTGTATTCACCCCTATGGTCAACCCCATAATATATAGTTTAAGAAATAAAGATATTCAGAAGGCTGCAAGTGATatgatacatagatatatatatcgaGCTGTGCGAGG ATGTTTTACGACCcttgtcctatggatagaggatgtgTCTGATATCTGGAGATTGGCTGTTGAGTCCTCCAACGATCATGAGAATGGAGAGTCCCATCCACCCAACAGCGTCCATTACTCGGGAGTGAAGAATAGATGA
- the LOC142204317 gene encoding olfactory receptor 5G9-like: MAGQENNITEVTEFFLIGLQGGHILRMFLFCLLVVVYCGTICGNLLVITLVSISRNLHTPMYFFISQLSICDILLTTDIAPNMFHILLHDGAPITFAGCMTQFYFFNGTEACECLLLTVMSYDRYLAICKPLHYTSIMTNSKCTKLAKIFWFYGFSIALLDTMTISNFIFCGSNVIDHFFCDLLALLKIVCSDTFIIQVETFLLSVPSILIPTTIIIYSYTKIILDVLRISSNTGRQKAFSTCSSHLIVVSIFYGTLFSVYVVPSKRETLTISKILSLLYTVFTPMMNPLIYSIRNKDIKKAIYDFIHKYVTCRTLHVLCSFEDYPWALYVRFLVLTCSPEPLRGLLIGLGSHMTTEANQWLHTNSRESKLTRMQGTTPEVWGQNADNPWNISVNGTDDDSRNIKDHEVSRSGHPE; the protein is encoded by the exons atggctggtcag GAGAACAATATAACTGAGGTCACTGAGTTTTTCCTTATTGGATTACAAGGTGGCCACATTTTAAGAATGTTCCTGTTCTGTCTTCTCGTGGTGGTTTACTGTGGGACAATATGTGGGAATCTTCTggtcatcaccctggtgtccatcAGCAGGAacctccacaccccaatgtacttcttcatctcacaactttCAATTTGTGACATCTTGTTGACCACAGATATTGCCCCCAACATGTTCCACATCCTACTGCACGATGGGGCTCCGATTACATTTGCAGGTTGTATGACtcagttttattttttcaatggcaCTGAAGCCTGTGAGTGTCTTCTCCTCACGGTGATGTCTTATGACAGATACTTGGCCATCTGTAAACCCCTCCATTATACTTCTATTATGACAAATTCAAAGTGTACTAAATTGGCAAAGATTTTTTGGTTTTATGGCTTTTCCATCGCATTGCTCGATACGATGACAATATCAAATTTCATATTTTGTGGATCAAATGTCATTGACCATTTCTTTTGTGATCTTCTCGCTTTACTAAAAATTGTGTGTTCTGACACTTTCATCATCCAAGTAGAGACCTTCCTACTCAGCGTACCATCCATCCTCATACCGACCACGATCATCATTTACTCTTATACTAAAATTATTCTGGACGTTCTAAGAATTTCATCTaatactggtagacagaaagccttctccacctgtagctctcacctcattgtggtctccatattctatggGACGCTCTTCAGTGTGTATGTTGTGCCATCAAAGAGGGAAACATTGACCATTAGTAAAATCCTATCCCTGCTGTACACTGTATTTACCCCTATGATGAACCCCTTAATATATAGCATCCGAAATAAAGATATCAAGAAAGCCATATATGACTTTATCCACAAATATGTGACTTGTCGTACTCTACATGTCTTGTGTAGCTTTGAAG ATTACCCGTGGGCCTTGTATGTCCGTTTCTTAGTGCTGACCTGCTCTCCTGAACCactgag AGGCCTGCTGATTGGTCTtggaagtcacatgaccactgaggccaatcagtggcttcatacCAACTCCAGAGAGAGCAAATTAACCAGGATGCAGGGTACAACACCGGAGgtatggggacag AATGCCGATAATCCCTGGAATATTTCTGTAAATGGAACCGACGATGATTCTAGAAATATAAAGGACCATGAAGTCTCCAGATCCGGACACCCTGAATAG
- the LOC142204315 gene encoding olfactory receptor 5G9-like, with the protein MSSQIVPPQEDSVVLDTLKKNPSVLGQNKGIMEEGSCQVLHYLDLFHLMDPVGSGISRGLRYMRRLLKATENNLTLITDFFLVGFQGGQFFRILLFCLLLVVYCGTICGNLLIITLVSTSKILHTPMYFFISQLSICDILLTTNIAPKMFHILLNDGATITFVGCISQFYFFDGSEACECLLLSVMSYDRYLAICNPLRYTSIMTLTNCMTLALICWLFGFSITLIDTITISNLVFCGSNVIDHFFCDFLPLLGIVCSDTFIVQVEVFLLSVPSIFIPTTVIIYSYTNIVLVILRIPSNTGRQKAFSTCSSHLIVVSIFYWTLFSVYVVPTKRQTLTISKILSLLYTVFTPMINPIIYSFRNKDIKKAASDLTHKYMN; encoded by the exons ATGTCATCGCAGATTGTTCCTCCCCAGGAGGACTCCGTAGTCCTTGATACCTTGAAAAAAAATCCAAGTGTTCTAGGCCAAAACAAAGGCATCATGGAGGAGGGAAGCTGTCAAGTCCTTCATTATCTGGATCTCTTCCACCTTATGGACCCAGTGGGCAGTGGGATCTCCAGAGGGTTGAGATACATGAGAAGGCTATTGAAGGCTACG GAGAACAATCTGACTCTGATCACAGATTTTTTCCTGGTAGGATTTCAAGGTGGCCAATTTTTTAGAATTCTCCTGTTCTGTCTTCTCCTGGTGGTTTACTGTgggacaatatgtgggaacctcctgatcatcaccctggtgtccaccagtaagatcctccacaccccaatgtacttcttcatctcacaactctccatctgTGACATCTTGTTGACCACGAATATTGCCCCTAAAATGTTCCACATTCTTCTGAATGATGGGGCTACAATTACCTTTGTGGGTTGCATCagtcagttttatttttttgatggTTCTGAAGCCTGTGAGTGTCTTCTCCTCTcagtgatgtcctatgaccgATACTTGGCCATCTGTAACCCCCTCCGCTACACTTCTATCATGACATTGACCAATTGTATGACATTGGCATTGATTTGTTGGTTATTCGGCTTCTCCATTACATTGATCGACACCATAACAATATCCAATCTCGTGTTTTGTGGATCAAATGTCAtcgaccatttcttctgtgatttTCTTCCTTTACTAGGAATTGTGTGTTCCGACACCTTCATTGTCCAAGTAGAGGTCTTCCTACTCAGCGTACCATCCATCTTCATACCGACCACAGTCATCATTTACTCTTATACAAATATTGTTCTTGTTATTCTACGAATCCCATCCaatactggtagacagaaagccttctccacctgtagctcccacctcattgtggtctccatattctactggaCTCTCTTCAGTGTGTATGTTGTGCCAACAAAACGGCAAACATTGACCATTAGTAAAATCTTATCCCTGTTGTACACTGTATTTACCCCTATGATTAACCCCATAATCTATAGCTTCAGAAATAAAGATATTAAGAAGGCTGCAAGTGACCTGACACATAAATATATGAACTGA